From Alloacidobacterium dinghuense:
CGCCGATTCGGCCTTCCGTCAGCAGCTTCTCTTCACCATCAATCAGATCGAGAACATCTATTGGGGATTGGTCAGCGCCTACGAGGACCTGCAGGCCAAGAATCGTGCTCTGCAGCAGTCCTCCCAGCTGGCTTCTGATAACGAGAAGCAACTCCAGATCGGTACGCTGGCTCCGCTCGACGTAGTAAGCGCCAACAGCGCGGTCGAACAGGACAAGCAAGCAGTCATCGCGTCGCAAAGCAATCTCGAATATCAGCAGCTGGTCATGAAACAGGCCATTGCGCGCAGCCTGGAAGATCCAACCCTTGCGAATGCGCCAGTCATTCCCACCGATCGCATCAGCCTGATCGAAATGCCTGAGGAGCGCCGCTCGGCTGATGACCTGGTGCGGCAGGCAGACGCGAATAGTCCGGCTATCGAGCAGTCCCTCCTCGCCATCAAGAACGATGAGATCACGCTGAAAGGCGCAAAGAGCGGCCTCCTGCCGACGCTCGACGTCTACGGCTTTTATGGAGCCTCGGCCCTGGGCGGCTCGCAGAATCCCAACTGCGTCAACTTTGGAGCATCGGGTACGGTCCCTTGCCCTCCCGGACAATACCCCAGCGTCGACTACAGCACCACCTTCTCCAATCTCTTCAACAGCAGCGGTCCGAACAAGGGCGTGGGCTTCAATCTTAGCGTTCCAATCCGCAACCGCTTCGCGCAGTCTGTGCAGGAGCGTTCAGAACTTGAGTACCGCCAGGCGCAGATGCGTTTGCAGCAGCTCTACGTGCAGACGCGCATGAACGTGGTCAACGCGCAGTTTGCCCTCACCAACGATCGCGCTGCGGTGCAATCGGCGCTGGCCACGCGTGACTACGATCAGCAGAGCCTCGACGCAGAGCTCAAGAAGCTGCATCTCGGCGCATCCACGACAGCCCTGGTGCTGCAGCAGCAGCGTGCTCTGGCCATCGCGGAGAACACCGTGATCTCGTCGACAGCAAAGTACGCCATCGACCGCGCCGCGCTTGGACAGATCCTGGCCGCCACGCTGGACCGTTTCGGCATCAGCATCACCGAAGCGGCAACCGGAAACATCTCGCAGGCGCCCATCGTCCCGGGGCTTCAGCCAGCGAAGTCGCTGCCGGAAGTGACGCTTCCGGCACAACAGCAGAACCTGCAGCAACAAGAGCAACGGCCTGTGCCTGAACCACAGGCCCGGCCGCAGTCGCAACCGTTGCCGCCACAGCCAACACAGCCGCAACCCCAGCCACACTAAGAATCAGCAGAACGCACGGAAGGCCCGGTTCATCATCGCCGGGCCTTTTACTTTTCTCCAGGTGAATGGAAGACTCTCCTATCAAGCAGGAGGGAATCATCCGCATGGCAACCGCTGTTGCTACCGTCCCGCGTCCCCGGGCCTTGGCCACCATTGCCGGTGGAGGCCTGCTGGCTGGTTTCCTCGATGGTTCTGATGCCATCATCCACTACACATTCATGCTGGGCATTCCTGCGCGGAACATCTTCCGTTACATCGCCAGCGGCCTTATAGGCATGCACGCGGCGACACAACTGGGCGCGCTCGGCGTTCTTCTCGGAGTCATCCTGCATTTCACCATCGCCATCGGAGCCGCCACCGTCTACTACTTTACTGCTCTGAAGTTACCGATCCTGATCCGGCGCCCGTATCTCTCTGGCGCCATCTTTTGTGTCGGGCTTCATCTCTTTATGCAATACGTGGTGATCCCGCTCTCTGCTGTTCCGAAGAACCCAAATGCAAGGTTTTCCTGGACAGAGCTGGCCAGCGCACTTTTTGCCCACATCGTTCTCATCGGCTTCTCCATCTCCCTGATCGCGCGACACTCGGCGCGTGCCAGGCCCCTTCCAACCCCATAGCGTGTTACACACGGATAGTTTCTACCCATGAGTTGAAGAAATCGCAAACGAGTTCGTCCTGAGATTGTCCCAAAGGTAGAAGAATTTATAGCGAAACCAATCCCCTGATTAGTCCGGTTGGGTAGTTGTCTGCTGTTGGACTGAGGTTCATCGTAGACAGCAGCGCCGGGTCCCTGCTTTTTAGACAGCGCTTAGGAGAACCCGAAAATGCTAATCTCTAGATCCAAATTCCTATCCCTGGGCTTGGTACTCGTTGGCCTCGCAGTAGCGGGCGCTGGCGTGGCCTCTGCTCAGGACGTCTACAAAGTCAACTATTTTGACTTCAACGCACCGGTCCTCGCCGGATTTCCGGTGCCAGACGCAACAGTCCGGATCGACAATCCCGGCCTGACGTATGGCAACCTCTGCGCGATGATTTATGTGTTTGCGGCGGATCAGCAGCTGGCCGAATGCTGCGGATGCGTCGAAACACATAATGGCCTGCGCAGGTTGTCGGTTCGCACCGATCTCACCAAAAACCCGCTTACCGGCCCCGGCACCAGCCCATTCTCCGGCGTGATCAAGGTCATCTCCGCCGCTGTGAACAACTCGCCGTGCGATCCGACCGCAAATGTAACCCCCAAGGCTAACCTTCGCGTGTGGGCGACCCATATTCAGCCTGGGACTGCCTTTGGCAGTTTCGGCGGGATAATATGGCCGGTCACTGAAACCGAGTCCTCGGACTCGACACTGGGTGCCACTGAGCTGGCGAACCTGCAGGCGCAGTGCTCATTTATCAACATTCTCGGCAGTGGCGCAGGCATTTGCACCTGCGGCACCGGCGACTAATTGTCTGTTTCGTCTCTGCACCGCGGGGATGCATGAGACCATTTGGAAGTGGATGGCGTGCCGACGACGACCCGGCACGCCAATCCCACACATAAGGTTTTCGTAAAATAGATCTGGCCATGCCCTGCATCTCGGAGCGGCTGGGGGCAAATGTCCCTTCCACAGTTGTCTGGAAAGAAGACTTGACATCGACAAGGCAGTGGCCTGAGGCTGAGACAAAGAAGGACCTGCCCCCGTGGAAACGAAGACAGGCCCTTCAATGGTTAGTTATTGTTAAGCTTGCTCAGTAAGTCGACAAACTTCCCAGCAAGCACTAGAACAATTCCAAGGAAGTTGAGCAGGGGTCTCGCCCGCTCAATCCAACAAGGAGTGCTCATACATCTCCTTCCTAAGAAGCCTAGTGGTGACACACTAGGCTTCTTTGTTTTCAGGGCTTCAAAAACCTTCTCTATGTGGCCCTGTCGTTTTTGGCGATCAAAAATGTTCCGTTTTGCCAATCACAGGTGCAGACTACCATTATTTCGTTCGAGGAAAACGTGGCGCGAATGCCTGTGAATTTGGTTGAAAAACCGGGTAGTTCGGTGCATTTTTCGCTGCAAGAAATGCAGATTTCCTCCATAAGATTTTTCATTGCAGCCTCTGTTCCTGAAGATTGCATTTCTAGCCGTGCCGTGCAAATCTGGGGTGATTTTTTAG
This genomic window contains:
- a CDS encoding TolC family protein — translated: MEFLSERREVSKLKSVGKGAFFLKLRATAAITMLLASTAPTWALGQQTQQPPTTAQATTPAAAPANAQQTFPTEPAPNFTQPLYMRDTPYDFSKPRGYWPNPIAPYKPLNPASPRFSNSVRLDDLVKNGKIYLSMSDAVLLALENNYDIAIQRLTLDIADTDIMRAKSGSNLLLGVSSGLVTNTLGGAGTTVTGGGGPGGTSAAVGGAGTGTGGQALTTSGTGPAPGNFDPALTGSIELQRQTIPQSTPAFAGAPALSQNTNQYNFNYAQDFITGTNLKVGFNNSYQTTANVFAAYSPQLSSTFNAQITQHLLYGFGWGVNGRFIVQAKNDRRIADSAFRQQLLFTINQIENIYWGLVSAYEDLQAKNRALQQSSQLASDNEKQLQIGTLAPLDVVSANSAVEQDKQAVIASQSNLEYQQLVMKQAIARSLEDPTLANAPVIPTDRISLIEMPEERRSADDLVRQADANSPAIEQSLLAIKNDEITLKGAKSGLLPTLDVYGFYGASALGGSQNPNCVNFGASGTVPCPPGQYPSVDYSTTFSNLFNSSGPNKGVGFNLSVPIRNRFAQSVQERSELEYRQAQMRLQQLYVQTRMNVVNAQFALTNDRAAVQSALATRDYDQQSLDAELKKLHLGASTTALVLQQQRALAIAENTVISSTAKYAIDRAALGQILAATLDRFGISITEAATGNISQAPIVPGLQPAKSLPEVTLPAQQQNLQQQEQRPVPEPQARPQSQPLPPQPTQPQPQPH